The genomic region ATTGCACAAGGAACTATTGCTGTTGGGTGCGTTTACTTAATTGTTTCATTAATCGTAAGTAAAATAGGATCTGATTGGATCGATAAGGTATTACCACCAATTGTTGTTGGACCAATTATCATGGTTATTGGATTATCACTTGCAGGTACTGCAGCAAAAGATGCAACTATTAATGCTAATGGAAATTATGATTTACGTTTTTTCCTTGTAGCATTATTAACTTTAATGGTTACAATTTTCTTTAACATGTACCTTAAAGGCTTCATGGGTCTTATTCCAATTTTGTTAGGTATTGTTTTCGGATATGGAATTGCATGCATGTTTGGATTAATAGATTTTGCTCCAATCATCAAAGCACCATGGTTTAGTTTGCCAGATTTTCAAATTCCGTTCCTTAATTACAAACCACACTTATACTGGGGCGCAATATTGAGTATGGCACCAATTGCTTTTGTAACAATGACAGAACATATGGGTCATATTATGGTATTAAATGAATTAACAGATCGTAACTTTTTTAAAGATCCTGGATTAAATCATACATTAGCTGGTGATGGAACAGCATCAATTATTGCCGGTTTAGTTGGTGGACCACCTGTAACGAGTTATGGAGAAAATATTGGTGTTTTAGCTATTACAAAAGTACATAGTGTTTATGTATTAGGTGGTGCAGCACTTTTTGCTATTTTATTTAGTTTTGTAGGTAAACTTAGTGCATTAATTGAATCAATTCCTAATCCAGTTATTGGTGGAATTTCATTCTTATTATTTGGTGTAATTGCATCAAATGGATTAAAAGTACTCATTGACAATAAAGTAAACTTAGAGAAAAAACGTAATTTAATGATTGCTTCTACAATATTAGTTATTGGTATTGGAGACGCATACTTAAAATTAGGTCAATATGAATTCTCTGGACTTGCTGTTGCTGCTGTAATTGGTATTATTTTAAATTTAGTATTACCTCAAGATGCCAACAGTGAAAAAGAAGTTCACGAAAAAGTTAATAAATAAATACATTTTATGCAACAAAAATTAAATTTGCTATTATATAAACGAATTATCGTTTTTTAATAATTGGTAGTATCCAATTATTAAAAATTATAGGTTATTTTAATTTATTAATCAGGATAAACAAACAATGTATATTTTTTTTTAATCAATGTTAATTTTTGTGTTGCAAAGTGATTGTTTATTGAGTAAAATGTAGATAATTAAGTTGCAAAGATTATTTGCAGCAAAAAGTAGAGGAGGAGACATTCTGTATCTCGCAATTAATATTATTGGTCTTTTAGTATTCTTACTAATCGGTTGGTTATTCTCAAAAGACCGCAAGCACATCGACTGGAAAGCCATTATTATTATGGTTGTATTCAACTTATTAATGGCTGTATTTTTAACAAAGGTTCCTGTTGGTCGGGAAATCATTAAAATCCTTGCAGATGGATTTAATGGCCTTGTTGAAGTTGCATACAAAGGAATTGCATTCTGTATTCCAAGTATGGTAAATGTTAAGAGCATGGACTTTTTCGTAAGTGCATTGCTTCCAATTTTACTTATCGTTCCATTATTTGATATTTTAACTTATATTGGATTCCTTCCATGGGTTATCAAATGGACTGGTAAAATCTTATCATTTATTACACGTCAACCTAAGTTTGAATCATTCTTCGCTGTTGAAATGATGTTCTTAGGTAACACTGAAGCATTAGCTGTTTCAACATTACAATTGAAACAAATGAAAGCAGCTCGTAACGTTACATTAGCTATGATGTCAATGAGTTGTGTTACTGCATCAATTTTAGGCTCATACATGCAAATGATGCCTGCACAATACATTTTAACTGCTGTTCCTATTAACGTTATCAATGCTTTGATTGTAAGTTCAATGCTTAACCCTGTTGATGTAACAAAAGAAGAAGATACAATTGCTACAATGAATGGTACTGCTGCCAAAGAATCTGGCGATATTGAATCAGATGGAAAGAAAGAACCTTTCTTCTCATTCTTAGGTGATTCAATTTTAGGTGCTGGTCGTTTGATCTTAATTATTGCTGCTAACGTTATTACATTCGTTGCTCTAGCTGCTTTAATTGATAAACTCTTAGCATCAGTTCACTTATGGTCAATGGAAAAGATTCTAGGTTACATCATGTATCCATTTGCATGGTTAATGGGTATGGATCCAAGCAGTGCACTTAAGTTAGGTCAATACATGGGTACAAAATTAATTACAAATGAATTTGTTGTTATGGGTAATGTTTCACCTATCATCCATTCATTTGCACCTCACTTTAAGGCTGTATTAACTGTATTCTTAACATCATTTGCTAACCTTTCAACAGTTGGTATGATCATTGGATGTTTCAAGGGTATCGTAAGCAAAGAAAAGAACGATGTAATTTCTAAGAATGTTGGATACATGTTATTATCTGGTATCTTAGTTTCATTGCTTTCAGCTGCAATGGTTGGTTTATTCGTTTGGTAAATCAATAATTACTTATATAAAAAGACTGAACAAATTATGTTCAGTCTTTTTTATTTTATAACTTAATTTTGATCCTTATTTTTGATATAATATTAGTTCGTGTGAGAATTTAAAGAGAGGAGAATTTTCATTGAATAAAAAAACTATGGGATCAATTATTGCAACTGGAATTTTATCATTTGCTGGAATTGTGGTTGAAACAGCAATGAACGTTGCATTTCCAACTTTGATGAGTGAATTTCATGTATCTGTTGCCTTAGTTCAATGGCTTACAACAGGATACTTACTTGTACTTTCTCTTATCATACCAACATCGTCATTTTTAAAACGAAGCTTTCCTACTAAAAATCTATTTATTATTTCAAATGTATTTTTTATTTCAGGAACTCTATTAGCAATGTTAGCATGTAATTTTTGGATGATTTTAATTGGTCGTTTAATTCAAGGTGTAGGAACTGGAATTGCCTTACCATTGATGTTTAATATCATTGTAGAACGGGTACATCCATCGAAAATTGGAACAGTTATGGGATTTGCTAATTTAATTATTGCATTTGCACCTGCAATTGGACCAACAATGGGAGGATACATTGTAAAAACATTTGGTTGGCGAGATATCTTTCTTGTACTATTACCATTATTAGTTATTTCATTTCTTATCGGGATTAAATCAATTGAACAAATTTCTAAAATTGAACATTTGAAATTTAATTGGATTAATTGGATAGCATTAGCTATCACATTTAGTTGTATTATTTTTGCTACTAATGATGCATCTGATTACGGCTGGCTAAGTATACACGTTTTAGCATTAATTTGTATTAGTATAATTAGCATTGTATTCTTTTATTTTCATTCAAAAAAAGATTTACAGCCATTAATTCGTGTAAATGTTTTTTCAAATTTACGTTTTGATTTAAGTACAATTGCTTTAATGATTTCTCAATTTAGTATTTTAGGAGTTAGTCTTTTAATTCCTAACTTTGCTCAATTAGTTTTGCATAAAAATGCATTTGTAGCTGGTTTCTTATTGTTACCGGGAACAACACTTGGAATCGTTATGTCTTTACTTGGTGGTAAAGCATTAGATTATTATGGTGCTAAAAAACCTATTTTATTTGGATTTGGAGCATACGCAATTGCAATGCTTTTACTTACAGTATTTTTACCAAATATTAATACTGGACTAATTATCATTTTCTTTGCAATTGCTGTTATCGGTCAAGCTTTCAGTTCTGGAAATACATTGACTAATGGTTTGCAACAATTACCTAATGATTTAAATACTGATGGTAATGCTGTATTAAATACAGTACAACAATTAGCAGGTGCATTAGGAACATCTATCGTTGCTACAATTGTTGCTAATGCACAAAACGCAAAAAACGTAAGTATGCAAATGGGAACATTAAATGGAGCTAGATCCGCTTTTGGGCTTTTATTTATTTTACAGATTATTGCAATTATTCTAAACATCATTATTTTTAGAAATAAAAATAATAAAGCATAATTTTTTAGTCATAACGTTTGTTATGACTTTTTATTTAATCCTATTTTTTAAATAAAAAGAACTAATTCAAATAAGAAATCTTCATCTAAAAAAGATAAAGACGATAAAAAAATTGTTGTTAAATTAAATGCAACAACTGGTGATAAAATTTCTGTAAAAACTGATGATTAATTAATTTTATTATATAATTTATGCAACTTTATTAATATGTAAAGTTGCTTTTTTATTAATTAAAATTTTATTGCATGATAAAATATAATAAAGCATGTATAATGAATAAATTAGAAAAATGATTATGTAATAAATTATATAATAAATAGTAATGATATTTTTTATCGTTATACGTCGGTCATTAAAACTATAATTTTAATAACAGGTTAAATTTTATAATTTTAACACTCCTCTTATATATTTATATATCTAGAAAGGAATTTTTATGGACAGTGATCGTTATTTACCACTAATTCAAAATGAATTAAAAAATCTGCCATCATACATTCAAGATTTTTACTTGCAAACCAATCATTCAATTACAACGATTTATCAATATCTAACTGAATTTCGAAGATTTTTTAGTTGGCTAAGAGATTCTGGAATTGCTAAAGTTGAAAAGAATTCTGAAATTCCAATTGAAGTACTTGCTGAATTACGTAGAAGAGACATAATTCTATATATAGATTATTTAAAACATACAAAAAATAAGCAAAATCGTGTAAATTCGCCAACATCTATTAACCGATCAATCAATGCTTTAAGATCGTTATTTAAATTTTTAACTGTTACAGCAGATACAATTGACGGGAAACCTTATTTTACCAACAATGTAATGCTGAAGATTGACTCTTTAAACACAACTGAAACATTAAACTATCGTGCTCATAATTTAGAGGCTCATATGTATACTGGTGATCGTAAATATGACTTTATTGGATTTATAGAACATGAATATGAAAAAAATTGCGATCCACGTGCACTATCTGCTTTTAAACGAAATAAAGAACGAGATATATGCATAGCAGCAATCATTTTAGGCACAGGAATACGTGTTTCTGAAACTGCTAATATAAATGTATCAGATGTTCATCTAGATGATGCCATTTTAGATGTTACTCGTAAAGGTGGAGAGCGAGATTCTGTACCAATTGCGCCTTGGACAATGCCATATATTATTAAATACAGTGAAATACGAAAAGAAAGATATAATCCACCCAAAGAACAAAAAGCATTTTTTGTAACTGAATATCATGGATCAATCCGAAGAATTACATATAATTCAATTGAAAAATTAATTAAAAAATATTCAAAAGCATTTGGCCACCCTCTTACTCCTCACAAATTAAGACATACGTTGGCTTCAGAATTATATGAAATCACAAAAGATCAAGTATTAGTTTCGCAACAGCTAGGTCAAAAAGGAACATCTGCTACT from Ligilactobacillus cholophilus harbors:
- a CDS encoding uracil-xanthine permease family protein gives rise to the protein MSKKKHDVVLDVDECPKPGQWIGLSIQHMFSMFGSTVLVPILVGLNPGIALFSSGVGTLMYILITKGKIPAYMGSSFSFIVPMLALMKTVGYPGIAQGTIAVGCVYLIVSLIVSKIGSDWIDKVLPPIVVGPIIMVIGLSLAGTAAKDATINANGNYDLRFFLVALLTLMVTIFFNMYLKGFMGLIPILLGIVFGYGIACMFGLIDFAPIIKAPWFSLPDFQIPFLNYKPHLYWGAILSMAPIAFVTMTEHMGHIMVLNELTDRNFFKDPGLNHTLAGDGTASIIAGLVGGPPVTSYGENIGVLAITKVHSVYVLGGAALFAILFSFVGKLSALIESIPNPVIGGISFLLFGVIASNGLKVLIDNKVNLEKKRNLMIASTILVIGIGDAYLKLGQYEFSGLAVAAVIGIILNLVLPQDANSEKEVHEKVNK
- a CDS encoding DHA2 family efflux MFS transporter permease subunit; this encodes MNKKTMGSIIATGILSFAGIVVETAMNVAFPTLMSEFHVSVALVQWLTTGYLLVLSLIIPTSSFLKRSFPTKNLFIISNVFFISGTLLAMLACNFWMILIGRLIQGVGTGIALPLMFNIIVERVHPSKIGTVMGFANLIIAFAPAIGPTMGGYIVKTFGWRDIFLVLLPLLVISFLIGIKSIEQISKIEHLKFNWINWIALAITFSCIIFATNDASDYGWLSIHVLALICISIISIVFFYFHSKKDLQPLIRVNVFSNLRFDLSTIALMISQFSILGVSLLIPNFAQLVLHKNAFVAGFLLLPGTTLGIVMSLLGGKALDYYGAKKPILFGFGAYAIAMLLLTVFLPNINTGLIIIFFAIAVIGQAFSSGNTLTNGLQQLPNDLNTDGNAVLNTVQQLAGALGTSIVATIVANAQNAKNVSMQMGTLNGARSAFGLLFILQIIAIILNIIIFRNKNNKA
- the xerS gene encoding tyrosine recombinase XerS, with product MDSDRYLPLIQNELKNLPSYIQDFYLQTNHSITTIYQYLTEFRRFFSWLRDSGIAKVEKNSEIPIEVLAELRRRDIILYIDYLKHTKNKQNRVNSPTSINRSINALRSLFKFLTVTADTIDGKPYFTNNVMLKIDSLNTTETLNYRAHNLEAHMYTGDRKYDFIGFIEHEYEKNCDPRALSAFKRNKERDICIAAIILGTGIRVSETANINVSDVHLDDAILDVTRKGGERDSVPIAPWTMPYIIKYSEIRKERYNPPKEQKAFFVTEYHGSIRRITYNSIEKLIKKYSKAFGHPLTPHKLRHTLASELYEITKDQVLVSQQLGQKGTSATDLYTHVNQEAQKDALRKLK
- a CDS encoding NupC/NupG family nucleoside CNT transporter — protein: MYLAINIIGLLVFLLIGWLFSKDRKHIDWKAIIIMVVFNLLMAVFLTKVPVGREIIKILADGFNGLVEVAYKGIAFCIPSMVNVKSMDFFVSALLPILLIVPLFDILTYIGFLPWVIKWTGKILSFITRQPKFESFFAVEMMFLGNTEALAVSTLQLKQMKAARNVTLAMMSMSCVTASILGSYMQMMPAQYILTAVPINVINALIVSSMLNPVDVTKEEDTIATMNGTAAKESGDIESDGKKEPFFSFLGDSILGAGRLILIIAANVITFVALAALIDKLLASVHLWSMEKILGYIMYPFAWLMGMDPSSALKLGQYMGTKLITNEFVVMGNVSPIIHSFAPHFKAVLTVFLTSFANLSTVGMIIGCFKGIVSKEKNDVISKNVGYMLLSGILVSLLSAAMVGLFVW